The Triticum dicoccoides isolate Atlit2015 ecotype Zavitan chromosome 6A, WEW_v2.0, whole genome shotgun sequence genome has a window encoding:
- the LOC119317234 gene encoding uncharacterized protein LOC119317234, translating into MGCGASKWKDPGVVRRGRPRSVGEVVVFLPGLRVPRTVDFSQSLADHLDKSTVERLSALRATVVAMAMQESAMALKPRRRTTRHGGSGTANLLRALEEYLPVLLGLVKESSGLRNKVQFVWANQEDDAEETSMADAWYEVLSVLHLMAMVCFLQANSLLLPRSYGDGHGPRVSEESRRATVDVFLKAGGYLDCAINQVLPQIPPEKRRALPVDLVEGNLKALSLQGLGQGVDMQLGLAIDNPKATLAVKRRLACEMVKYWQQIKDSIPELPLSDGWAKKHTLFVKWKYAEAKAAAYYFHGLILDEGNTEKSQEMATSSLQASEEFLKESKRASEVFHSTPPTSRISTPFGTTKHLLDMIPQETLSKLQNNQDLNTQERTSNTGVSRIITPPPPLPDFPLALNPEEYELPQLDPLLKKEANH; encoded by the exons ATGGGCTGTGGGGCGTCGAAATGGAAGGACCCCGGTGTTGTGCGCCGGGGGAGGCCAAGAAGCGTCGGTGAGGTGGTCGTCTTCCTCCCAGGGCTGAGGGTACCAAGAACCGTAGACTTCTCGCAGTCTCTCGCGGATCACCTGGACAAGAGCACGGTGGAGAGGCTGTCGGCTCTAAGAGCAACGGTCGTGGCAATGGCAATGCAGGAATCGGCCATGGCCCTCAAGCCGAGGCGAAGGACGACGCGGCACG GAGGGTCTGGCACTGCTAATCTTCTCCGGGCTTTGGAAGAGTACCTACCAGTTCTGCTAGGACTGGTGAAAGAAA GCAGTGGTCTGAGAAACAAAGTGCAGTTTGTTTGGGCTAACCAAGAGGACGATGCTGAG GAGACATCCATGGCGGATGCTTGGTATGAGGTGCTGTCTGTGCTGCACCTTATGGCCATGGTGTGCTTCCTGCAGGCCAACTCTCTGCTTCTTCCGAGGTCATACGGCGACGGCCATGGGCCGAGGGTGTCTGAAG AGAGCAGGCGAGCCACTGTTGATGTTTTCTTGAAAGCCGGTGGGTACTTGGATTGTGCAATTAATCAAGTACTTCCGCAGATACCGCCCGAAAAAAG AAGGGCACTCCCGGTAGATCTAGTTGAAGGAAATCTAAAAGCTCTTAGCTTGCAAGGACTTGGCCAG GGAGTTGATATGCAACTTGGATTGGCAATTGATAATCCAAAGGCCACTTTAGCAGTCAAACGACGTTTAGCTTGCGAGATGGTCAAATATTGGCAGCAG ATTAAGGATAGCATACCGGAGCTTCCTTTGTCAGATGGATGGGCAAAAAAGCACACACTATTTGTAAAGTGGAAGTATGCTGAAGCAAAG GCTGCTGCATACTACTTCCATGGGTTGATTCTTGATGAGGGAAACACCGAGAAATCACAGGAGATGGCAACATCATCCCTACAAGCGTCAGAGGAGTTTCTGAAAGAGAGCAAAAGAGCCTCTGAGGTCTTCCATTCGACTCCTCCGACATCAAG GATCTCAACTCCTTTCGGAACAACCAAACATCTCTTGGACATGATCCCACAAGAGACATTAAGCAAGCTCCAGAATAACCAGGACCTTAACACCCAAGAAAG AACATCAAATACCGGAGTCAGCCGGATCATCACACCGCCGCCTCCATTGCCAGATTTCCCTTTGGCCCTAAATCCTGAGGAATATGAGCTTCCCCAATTAGACCCACTGTTGAAGAAGGAAGCTAACCACTAA
- the LOC119317235 gene encoding alcohol dehydrogenase-like 6 isoform X2, translated as MAAAASSPSPPAVITCRAAVAWGPGQALVMEDVEVAPPGPLEIRVKVVSTSICRSDVTQWQSTAQPDLFPRIFGHEASGVVESVGEGVTEFQVGDHALTVFIGECMSCKHCVSGKSNMCQTLGLERKGVMHSDQTTRFSIGGKPVYHYCAVSSFSEYAVVHSGCAVKVSPTMPMDRICLLSCGASAGLGAAWNVADVSKGSSVVIFGLGTVGLSVAQGAKLRGASKIIGVDTNPAKQEKGKAFGVTDFINPAELNEPVQQVVKRLTDGGADYSFECVGDTGVVSTALQSCSDGWGLTVTLGVPKAKPEVSAHYGLLLSGRTLKGSLFGGWRPKTDIPLLVEKYANKEIQVDGLVTHDMPFSDINKALELMLQNRCLRCVIHMPK; from the exons ATGGCTGCCGCTGCATCGTCGCCCTCCCCTCCGGCGGTCATCACCTGCCGAG CGGCGGTGGCATGGGGGCCGGGGCAGGCGCTGGTGATGGAGGACGTGGAGGTCGCCCCGCCGGGGCCACTGGAGATCCGCGTCAAGGTCGTCTCCACCTCCATCTGCCGCAGCGACGTCACCCAGTGGCAGTCCACG GCGCAGCCCGATCTGTTCCCCAGAATTTTCGGGCACGAAGCATCCGG GGTGGTCGAGAGCGTCGGGGAAGGAGTGACCGAGTTCCAAGTGGGAGACCACGCGCTCACCGTCTTCATCGGGGAGTGCATGAGCTGCAAGCACTGCGTGTCGGGGAAAAGCAACATGTGCCAGACGCTCGGTCTGGAGAGGAAGGGCGTCATGCACAGCGACCAGACCACCCGCTTCTCCATCGGCGGGAAGCCCGTGTACCATTACTGCGCCGTGTCGAGCTTCAGCGAGTACGCGGTTGTCCACTCGGGCTGCGCGGTCAAGGTCAGCCCCACCATGCCCATGGACAGGATATGCCTGCTCAGCTGCGGCGCGTCCGCAG GCCTTGGTGcggcttggaatgttgctgatgtaTCCAAGGGGTCAAGTGTAGTTATATTTGGTCTGGGAACTGTAGGACTTTCG GTAGCTCAAGGTGCTAAGCTACGGGGAGCTTCCAAGATTATTGGAGTAGATACCAATCCTGCTAAGCAAGAAAAGG GGAAGGCTTTTGGTGTTACAGATTTTATTAATCCTGCCGAATTGAATGAACCTGTTCAGCAG GTAGTAAAACGGCTTACTGATGGAGGGGCTGATTACTCTTTTGAATGTGTGGGTGATACCGGAGTAGTCTCGACTGCATTGCAATCATGTTCTGAT GGATGGGGACTGACTGTAACTCTTGGTGTACCAAAAGCAAAACCAGAAGTTTCTGCTCATTATGGATTGCTTCTCTCTGGAAGAACACTGAAGGGGTCTTTGTTTGGAGGATGGAGACCCAAAACTGATATACCTTTGTTAGTGGAGAAGTACGCAAACAAG GAAATCCAAGTTGATGGCCTTGTCACACATGATATGCCATTCAGTGACATCAACAAAGCGCTTGAACTGATGCTACAAAACAGGTGTTTGCGATGCGTGATTCACATGCCAAAGTGA
- the LOC119317235 gene encoding alcohol dehydrogenase-like 6 isoform X1, producing the protein MAAAASSPSPPAVITCRAAVAWGPGQALVMEDVEVAPPGPLEIRVKVVSTSICRSDVTQWQSTAQPDLFPRIFGHEASGSVSQSLSPFAFTAHTIHNADSLTPEVRRVVESVGEGVTEFQVGDHALTVFIGECMSCKHCVSGKSNMCQTLGLERKGVMHSDQTTRFSIGGKPVYHYCAVSSFSEYAVVHSGCAVKVSPTMPMDRICLLSCGASAGLGAAWNVADVSKGSSVVIFGLGTVGLSVAQGAKLRGASKIIGVDTNPAKQEKGKAFGVTDFINPAELNEPVQQVVKRLTDGGADYSFECVGDTGVVSTALQSCSDGWGLTVTLGVPKAKPEVSAHYGLLLSGRTLKGSLFGGWRPKTDIPLLVEKYANKEIQVDGLVTHDMPFSDINKALELMLQNRCLRCVIHMPK; encoded by the exons ATGGCTGCCGCTGCATCGTCGCCCTCCCCTCCGGCGGTCATCACCTGCCGAG CGGCGGTGGCATGGGGGCCGGGGCAGGCGCTGGTGATGGAGGACGTGGAGGTCGCCCCGCCGGGGCCACTGGAGATCCGCGTCAAGGTCGTCTCCACCTCCATCTGCCGCAGCGACGTCACCCAGTGGCAGTCCACG GCGCAGCCCGATCTGTTCCCCAGAATTTTCGGGCACGAAGCATCCGGGTCCGTATCACAATCTCTCTCTCCTTTTGCTTTCACCGCTCACACAATTCACAATGCTGACAGCCTAACACCTGAAGTCCGCAGGGTGGTCGAGAGCGTCGGGGAAGGAGTGACCGAGTTCCAAGTGGGAGACCACGCGCTCACCGTCTTCATCGGGGAGTGCATGAGCTGCAAGCACTGCGTGTCGGGGAAAAGCAACATGTGCCAGACGCTCGGTCTGGAGAGGAAGGGCGTCATGCACAGCGACCAGACCACCCGCTTCTCCATCGGCGGGAAGCCCGTGTACCATTACTGCGCCGTGTCGAGCTTCAGCGAGTACGCGGTTGTCCACTCGGGCTGCGCGGTCAAGGTCAGCCCCACCATGCCCATGGACAGGATATGCCTGCTCAGCTGCGGCGCGTCCGCAG GCCTTGGTGcggcttggaatgttgctgatgtaTCCAAGGGGTCAAGTGTAGTTATATTTGGTCTGGGAACTGTAGGACTTTCG GTAGCTCAAGGTGCTAAGCTACGGGGAGCTTCCAAGATTATTGGAGTAGATACCAATCCTGCTAAGCAAGAAAAGG GGAAGGCTTTTGGTGTTACAGATTTTATTAATCCTGCCGAATTGAATGAACCTGTTCAGCAG GTAGTAAAACGGCTTACTGATGGAGGGGCTGATTACTCTTTTGAATGTGTGGGTGATACCGGAGTAGTCTCGACTGCATTGCAATCATGTTCTGAT GGATGGGGACTGACTGTAACTCTTGGTGTACCAAAAGCAAAACCAGAAGTTTCTGCTCATTATGGATTGCTTCTCTCTGGAAGAACACTGAAGGGGTCTTTGTTTGGAGGATGGAGACCCAAAACTGATATACCTTTGTTAGTGGAGAAGTACGCAAACAAG GAAATCCAAGTTGATGGCCTTGTCACACATGATATGCCATTCAGTGACATCAACAAAGCGCTTGAACTGATGCTACAAAACAGGTGTTTGCGATGCGTGATTCACATGCCAAAGTGA
- the LOC119317235 gene encoding alcohol dehydrogenase-like 6 isoform X3 produces the protein MSCKHCVSGKSNMCQTLGLERKGVMHSDQTTRFSIGGKPVYHYCAVSSFSEYAVVHSGCAVKVSPTMPMDRICLLSCGASAGLGAAWNVADVSKGSSVVIFGLGTVGLSVAQGAKLRGASKIIGVDTNPAKQEKGKAFGVTDFINPAELNEPVQQVVKRLTDGGADYSFECVGDTGVVSTALQSCSDGWGLTVTLGVPKAKPEVSAHYGLLLSGRTLKGSLFGGWRPKTDIPLLVEKYANKEIQVDGLVTHDMPFSDINKALELMLQNRCLRCVIHMPK, from the exons ATGAGCTGCAAGCACTGCGTGTCGGGGAAAAGCAACATGTGCCAGACGCTCGGTCTGGAGAGGAAGGGCGTCATGCACAGCGACCAGACCACCCGCTTCTCCATCGGCGGGAAGCCCGTGTACCATTACTGCGCCGTGTCGAGCTTCAGCGAGTACGCGGTTGTCCACTCGGGCTGCGCGGTCAAGGTCAGCCCCACCATGCCCATGGACAGGATATGCCTGCTCAGCTGCGGCGCGTCCGCAG GCCTTGGTGcggcttggaatgttgctgatgtaTCCAAGGGGTCAAGTGTAGTTATATTTGGTCTGGGAACTGTAGGACTTTCG GTAGCTCAAGGTGCTAAGCTACGGGGAGCTTCCAAGATTATTGGAGTAGATACCAATCCTGCTAAGCAAGAAAAGG GGAAGGCTTTTGGTGTTACAGATTTTATTAATCCTGCCGAATTGAATGAACCTGTTCAGCAG GTAGTAAAACGGCTTACTGATGGAGGGGCTGATTACTCTTTTGAATGTGTGGGTGATACCGGAGTAGTCTCGACTGCATTGCAATCATGTTCTGAT GGATGGGGACTGACTGTAACTCTTGGTGTACCAAAAGCAAAACCAGAAGTTTCTGCTCATTATGGATTGCTTCTCTCTGGAAGAACACTGAAGGGGTCTTTGTTTGGAGGATGGAGACCCAAAACTGATATACCTTTGTTAGTGGAGAAGTACGCAAACAAG GAAATCCAAGTTGATGGCCTTGTCACACATGATATGCCATTCAGTGACATCAACAAAGCGCTTGAACTGATGCTACAAAACAGGTGTTTGCGATGCGTGATTCACATGCCAAAGTGA